In one Pseudomonas tensinigenes genomic region, the following are encoded:
- the fdhA gene encoding formaldehyde dehydrogenase, glutathione-independent: MSGNRGVVYLGAGKVEVQKIDYPKMQDPRGRKIEHGVILKVVSTNICGSDQHMVRGRTTAQTGLVLGHEITGEVIEKGSDVENLKIGDLVSVPFNVACGRCRSCKEQHTGVCLTVNPARAGGAYGYVDMGDWTGGQAEYVLVPYADFNLLKLPDRDKAMEKIRDLTCLSDILPTGYHGAVTAGVGPGSTVYIAGAGPVGLAAAASARLLGAAVVIVGDVNTIRLAHAKSQGFEIVDLSKDTPLHEQIAALLGEPEVDCAVDCVGFEARGHGHDGVKAEAPATVLNSLMGVVRVAGKIGIPGLYVTEDPGAVDAAAKMGSLSIRFGLGWAKSHSFHTGQTPVMKYNRQLMQAIMWDRINIAEVVGVQVISLDQAPEGYGEFDAGVPKKFVIDPHKLFSAA; the protein is encoded by the coding sequence ATGTCTGGCAATCGTGGTGTGGTGTATCTCGGCGCTGGCAAGGTCGAAGTACAGAAAATCGACTATCCGAAAATGCAGGACCCGCGCGGTCGCAAGATCGAGCACGGGGTCATTCTCAAAGTGGTGTCCACCAACATCTGCGGCTCCGACCAACACATGGTGCGCGGCCGTACCACGGCGCAGACCGGTCTGGTGCTGGGTCACGAGATCACTGGCGAGGTGATCGAAAAAGGCTCCGACGTCGAAAACCTGAAAATCGGTGATCTGGTTTCCGTACCGTTCAACGTGGCTTGCGGGCGCTGCCGTTCCTGCAAAGAGCAACACACCGGCGTCTGCCTGACCGTCAACCCGGCCCGTGCCGGTGGCGCTTACGGTTATGTCGACATGGGCGACTGGACCGGTGGCCAAGCCGAATACGTGCTGGTGCCGTACGCCGACTTCAACCTGCTGAAACTGCCGGATCGCGACAAGGCCATGGAGAAAATCCGCGACCTGACCTGCCTCTCCGACATCCTCCCGACCGGTTACCACGGTGCGGTCACGGCGGGCGTTGGCCCGGGCAGCACCGTTTACATCGCGGGCGCCGGCCCGGTCGGTCTGGCCGCTGCCGCTTCCGCACGTTTGCTCGGTGCTGCGGTGGTGATCGTCGGCGACGTCAACACCATCCGCTTGGCTCACGCCAAATCCCAGGGTTTTGAAATCGTCGACCTCTCCAAGGACACGCCGCTGCACGAACAGATCGCCGCACTGCTCGGCGAGCCGGAAGTGGATTGCGCGGTGGACTGCGTCGGCTTCGAAGCACGCGGCCACGGCCACGACGGCGTGAAAGCCGAGGCTCCCGCCACCGTGCTCAACTCACTGATGGGCGTGGTGCGTGTCGCCGGCAAGATCGGTATTCCGGGCCTGTACGTCACTGAAGATCCGGGCGCCGTGGATGCCGCCGCGAAAATGGGCAGCCTGAGCATTCGCTTCGGTCTGGGCTGGGCCAAGTCCCACAGCTTCCACACCGGCCAGACGCCAGTGATGAAGTACAACCGCCAGCTGATGCAGGCGATCATGTGGGATCGCATCAACATCGCCGAAGTGGTGGGCGTGCAGGTGATCAGTCTCGATCAGGCGCCGGAAGGTTACGGCGAGTTCGATGCGGGCGTGCCGAAGAAGTTTGTGATTGATCCGCATAAGTTGTTTAGTGCGGCGTAG
- a CDS encoding DUF2780 domain-containing protein: MKISRGFALASLLTLAAGPVFAGFSLNDVAGAVSGMQGGDKAAAAAPTSETAGLLSALSALDVTPEQAVGGTSAMLGLAKNQLSSTDYSQLAKEVPGIDKLSGGSGNLAALGALLGSSGKSAGLENALGNVKDTNDLNNAFSALGMDSGMIGQFAPVLLQYLGQQGVGGSLLSSLGSIWGAGTGS, from the coding sequence ATGAAGATTTCACGCGGTTTTGCCTTGGCATCGCTCCTGACCCTGGCGGCCGGTCCGGTGTTTGCCGGTTTCAGTCTGAACGACGTCGCTGGTGCGGTTTCGGGGATGCAGGGCGGTGACAAGGCGGCTGCTGCGGCGCCGACCTCGGAAACCGCCGGTTTGCTCAGTGCCCTCAGTGCGCTGGATGTCACGCCGGAGCAAGCCGTTGGCGGTACTAGCGCGATGCTCGGGCTGGCCAAGAATCAGTTGAGCAGTACCGATTATTCGCAGTTGGCCAAGGAAGTGCCGGGCATCGACAAGTTGTCAGGCGGCAGTGGCAATCTGGCGGCGTTGGGCGCTTTGCTCGGTTCGTCCGGCAAGTCCGCTGGGCTTGAGAATGCGCTGGGCAACGTCAAGGACACCAATGACCTGAACAATGCCTTCAGCGCATTGGGCATGGACAGCGGCATGATCGGCCAGTTTGCCCCTGTGCTGTTGCAATACCTCGGTCAGCAGGGCGTCGGCGGTTCGCTGCTGAGCAGCCTGGGCAGCATCTGGGGCGCCGGCACCGGTAGCTGA
- a CDS encoding DUF3757 domain-containing protein, with amino-acid sequence MLKKLTPCLLISAFLASTAHAESCPPGSSFHKLEEGIYTVTGLDGNPVKVNVMPDVDQPTLKSLKFTSARLLNKENSSAKVICRYENSTAGGSLGVELPTGKPVTGAGANWSGNDCVADDELRCAFN; translated from the coding sequence ATGCTTAAGAAATTAACTCCCTGCTTGTTGATATCAGCATTCCTTGCAAGTACGGCCCATGCGGAATCCTGCCCTCCAGGATCCTCTTTTCACAAACTTGAAGAAGGAATATATACAGTCACGGGACTTGATGGAAATCCAGTAAAAGTCAATGTCATGCCAGACGTAGACCAGCCCACATTGAAAAGTCTAAAGTTCACTTCCGCTCGCTTACTGAATAAAGAAAACAGTTCCGCCAAGGTTATTTGTAGATACGAAAATTCTACGGCAGGCGGATCGTTAGGCGTGGAGTTGCCCACAGGAAAACCGGTTACAGGTGCTGGGGCCAACTGGAGCGGCAACGATTGCGTAGCTGACGACGAACTAAGATGTGCGTTTAATTAA
- a CDS encoding ATP-dependent zinc protease family protein has product MKSLLALFALVALPVMAAEPTLYGRYEYIALPEIGGEVLKAKMDTGALTASLSAKDIETFTRDGDDWVRFRLATKDASNKVYEHKVARISKIKSRSDEEDEGESTEVAKRPVVDLELCLGNVKRTVEVNLTDRSNFNYPLLIGAKALREFGAAVNPARRFTADKPDC; this is encoded by the coding sequence GTGAAATCCCTCCTTGCACTGTTTGCCCTCGTCGCCCTGCCGGTCATGGCCGCCGAGCCGACCCTGTACGGGCGCTATGAATACATTGCGCTGCCGGAAATCGGCGGTGAAGTGCTCAAGGCCAAGATGGACACCGGCGCACTGACCGCCTCGCTGTCGGCCAAAGACATCGAAACCTTCACCCGTGATGGCGATGACTGGGTGCGTTTCCGCCTCGCCACCAAGGACGCCAGTAACAAGGTCTACGAACACAAGGTCGCGCGGATCAGCAAGATCAAGAGCCGTTCGGATGAAGAGGACGAGGGCGAAAGCACCGAAGTCGCCAAACGCCCGGTGGTCGATCTGGAGCTGTGCCTGGGTAACGTCAAGCGTACCGTTGAGGTCAACCTGACCGACCGCAGCAACTTCAATTACCCGTTGCTGATCGGTGCCAAAGCCTTGCGCGAATTCGGCGCAGCGGTGAACCCGGCGCGGCGCTTCACCGCCGACAAACCGGACTGCTGA
- the creD gene encoding cell envelope integrity protein CreD: protein MNKNLTIKLGAIAVLILLLLIPLLMIDGVIDDRQQLRDGVLEDIARSSSYSQQLSGPVMVVPYRKVIHNWKTNDKTNQRYDEPSEERGRLYFLPERFELDGQVQTELRARGIYEARLFHADNRINGHFSLPAQLGIKEDFSDYQFDAPFLAVGISDIRGIENALKLELDGQRLDFVPGTQVGWLGEGVRVSLPLLDTSKTTELSFGFDLRLQGTGSLQVLPVGKSSSVSLTANWPHPSFIGNFLPAKREINDQGFSADWQTTFFSTNLQDAMSRCVSGNDCEAFNGRSFGVSFIDPVDQYLKSDRAIKYALLFIVLTFAGFFLFEVLKSLAVHPVQYALVGVALAFFYLLLLSLSEHIGFALAYLLSASGCVLLIGFYVCHVLRSVRHGLSFSAGLAALYGLLYGLLSAEDYALLMGSLLLFGLLGVFMVLTRKLDWYGIGQKPAKPLEFDVGAMQ, encoded by the coding sequence ATGAACAAGAATCTGACGATCAAGCTCGGCGCCATCGCCGTGCTCATCCTGCTGTTGCTGATCCCGCTGCTGATGATCGACGGCGTCATCGACGACCGCCAACAGTTGCGCGATGGCGTGCTCGAAGACATCGCCCGCAGTTCCAGCTACAGCCAGCAACTGAGCGGGCCGGTGATGGTGGTGCCGTATCGCAAAGTGATTCACAACTGGAAAACCAACGACAAGACCAACCAGCGCTACGACGAACCGAGCGAAGAGCGCGGTCGTTTGTACTTCCTGCCGGAGCGTTTCGAACTCGACGGCCAGGTGCAAACCGAGCTGCGTGCGCGGGGTATTTATGAGGCGCGGTTGTTCCACGCCGACAACCGCATCAATGGCCATTTCTCATTGCCTGCACAGTTGGGCATCAAGGAAGACTTCAGCGATTACCAGTTCGATGCGCCGTTTCTCGCGGTAGGTATCAGCGACATTCGCGGTATCGAAAATGCGCTGAAACTGGAACTTGACGGTCAGCGTCTGGACTTCGTGCCGGGCACCCAGGTCGGCTGGCTCGGCGAGGGTGTACGAGTGTCGCTGCCGTTGCTCGACACCAGCAAAACCACGGAACTGAGCTTCGGTTTCGATCTGCGGCTGCAAGGCACTGGTTCATTGCAGGTGCTGCCGGTGGGCAAGAGCAGCAGCGTCAGCCTCACTGCGAATTGGCCGCATCCAAGTTTCATCGGCAATTTCCTGCCGGCCAAGCGTGAGATCAATGATCAGGGTTTCAGCGCCGATTGGCAGACCACGTTCTTCTCCACCAACCTGCAAGACGCCATGAGCCGTTGCGTCAGCGGCAATGATTGCGAGGCGTTCAACGGTCGCAGCTTTGGCGTGAGTTTCATCGACCCGGTGGATCAGTACCTGAAGAGTGACCGGGCGATCAAATACGCGTTGCTGTTCATCGTCCTCACGTTCGCCGGTTTCTTCCTGTTCGAAGTGCTGAAAAGTCTGGCCGTGCACCCGGTGCAATACGCGTTGGTCGGTGTGGCGCTGGCGTTCTTTTATCTGTTGTTGCTGTCGCTGTCGGAACACATCGGCTTCGCCCTGGCATATCTGTTGTCGGCCAGCGGTTGTGTGTTGTTGATCGGGTTTTATGTCTGCCATGTGCTGCGCAGCGTGCGTCACGGCTTGAGCTTTTCGGCAGGGCTGGCGGCTTTGTATGGCCTGCTCTATGGCTTGCTGAGCGCTGAGGATTACGCGTTGTTGATGGGCTCGTTGTTGCTGTTCGGTCTGCTCGGTGTGTTCATGGTGCTGACGCGCAAACTGGATTGGTACGGGATCGGGCAGAAACCGGCGAAGCCGTTGGAGTTTGATGTCGGGGCGATGCAATGA
- a CDS encoding RNA polymerase sigma factor codes for MNGTTAVAELACEQSESRPRALTLAWRVVISIADADQLRQLLAQCSLGDRRAFETLYRSVGPRLHGVALRFMGRADLAEEVLQEAFVRIWNNASRYEAHLSAPLTWMINITRNQAIDQLRKHRDRPLTDLEQDALPDEGPSAHDQLNSAREAHALNRCLETLDGMQRQSITVAYFQGLSCTELAEHLATPLGTVKSWIRRGMERLRRCLES; via the coding sequence ATGAATGGCACAACCGCTGTCGCTGAACTAGCCTGTGAACAGTCCGAGTCACGCCCTCGCGCGCTCACGCTTGCCTGGAGAGTTGTCATTTCCATCGCCGACGCCGATCAGCTGCGACAGTTGTTGGCCCAGTGTTCACTGGGTGATCGTCGCGCCTTCGAAACGCTCTATCGCAGCGTCGGCCCGCGTCTGCATGGCGTCGCCCTGCGCTTCATGGGCCGTGCCGATCTGGCCGAAGAAGTGCTGCAGGAAGCCTTCGTGCGCATCTGGAACAACGCCTCACGCTACGAAGCGCACCTGTCGGCACCGCTGACGTGGATGATCAACATCACCCGCAATCAAGCCATCGACCAGTTGCGCAAACACCGCGACCGACCGCTAACAGACCTCGAACAAGATGCGCTGCCGGACGAAGGACCTTCGGCTCATGATCAGTTGAACAGCGCCCGCGAAGCTCATGCGCTGAACCGCTGCCTTGAAACCCTCGACGGCATGCAGCGCCAGTCGATTACGGTGGCCTACTTTCAGGGATTGTCGTGCACGGAACTCGCCGAACACCTGGCCACGCCACTGGGAACGGTGAAATCGTGGATCCGCCGTGGCATGGAGCGTCTGCGTCGGTGCCTTGAATCATGA
- a CDS encoding glutathione S-transferase, protein MSAPSMTLYHNTLSPFVRKVMVLLHETGQQDRVALQDCVLSPVSPSAELNADNPLGKIPALRLADGNVIHDSRVILEYLDQQHVGNPLIPREGAARWRRLTLASMADGIMDASVMVRYELVLRAPEKHWDEWLEAQRDKIRRALAVLEKEAIAELTSHFDVAAISVACALGYLDLRFPDLGWRDANPQLANWFFEVSQRPSMIATMPKP, encoded by the coding sequence ATGTCCGCCCCCAGCATGACCCTGTACCACAACACGCTCTCCCCGTTTGTGCGCAAAGTGATGGTGTTGCTGCACGAAACCGGCCAGCAGGATCGCGTCGCCTTGCAAGACTGCGTGCTCAGCCCGGTCAGCCCGAGTGCCGAACTCAACGCCGATAACCCGCTGGGCAAGATTCCCGCCCTGCGTCTGGCCGATGGCAATGTCATCCATGACAGCCGCGTCATTCTCGAATACCTCGACCAGCAGCACGTCGGCAACCCGCTGATCCCACGCGAAGGCGCGGCTCGCTGGCGGCGTCTGACCCTCGCCTCGATGGCTGACGGGATCATGGATGCCTCGGTGATGGTGCGTTATGAACTGGTTTTGCGCGCGCCGGAAAAGCATTGGGACGAATGGCTCGAAGCACAGCGCGACAAGATCCGTCGCGCTCTCGCGGTGCTGGAAAAGGAGGCGATTGCCGAGCTGACCAGCCATTTCGACGTGGCCGCCATCAGCGTGGCCTGTGCCTTGGGTTATCTCGATCTGCGCTTCCCTGATCTGGGCTGGCGTGATGCCAACCCGCAACTGGCCAACTGGTTTTTTGAAGTGAGTCAGCGACCGTCCATGATCGCGACTATGCCCAAGCCTTAA
- a CDS encoding anti-sigma factor, translated as MNYQTPALRRALAADYAIGLMSAAARRRFEQLLLDDAALRAELAQWQESLASLTETQPEHPVPDRVWQGITARIEPQVLHVPEKRSFWNWLRVTAALCSIVALVFLGSLYNRDDARYRATLLTADAQPALKVEAHADYLQVEPLTLAAVDADRSLELWAIPADGKPISLGVIPAGGKGKVELNEAQKALIGKPIALAVSLEPKGGSPTGQPTGPVLYQGTLAAL; from the coding sequence ATGAACTACCAGACCCCTGCCCTTCGTCGCGCCCTCGCCGCCGATTACGCCATCGGGCTGATGTCTGCGGCGGCACGGCGGCGCTTTGAACAGTTGCTGCTGGATGACGCGGCATTAAGGGCTGAACTGGCGCAATGGCAGGAAAGCCTCGCCTCTCTCACCGAAACGCAGCCAGAACATCCCGTGCCCGACCGAGTGTGGCAAGGCATTACCGCGCGGATCGAACCGCAAGTGCTGCATGTGCCCGAGAAGCGGTCGTTCTGGAACTGGCTAAGGGTTACCGCTGCGCTGTGTTCGATCGTGGCGCTGGTGTTCCTCGGCTCGCTGTACAACCGTGACGACGCCCGCTACCGCGCCACCCTGTTGACCGCCGATGCGCAACCGGCGCTGAAGGTCGAGGCGCATGCGGATTATCTGCAGGTCGAGCCGTTGACACTGGCGGCGGTTGATGCGGATCGTAGCCTGGAACTGTGGGCGATTCCGGCTGACGGAAAACCGATTTCCCTCGGCGTTATTCCGGCGGGCGGCAAAGGCAAGGTTGAGTTGAACGAGGCGCAGAAAGCCTTGATCGGTAAGCCGATTGCGCTGGCGGTAAGTCTTGAGCCTAAAGGTGGTTCGCCGACCGGGCAGCCGACTGGGCCGGTGCTGTATCAAGGGACGTTGGCGGCCTTGTAA
- a CDS encoding PepSY-associated TM helix domain-containing protein has product MKSKTIRRWSFVHTWTSLVCTVFLLMLALTGLPLIFSHEIDHLLGNAPELQEMPADTPQLNLQQLVDAAQKHRPGEVMQYFGYDDEDPNAAFAIMAKTAGTEPNSSHTFMLDARTGEALETPSANGGLMLFILRLHVDMFAGLPGKLLLAFMGLLFVVAIVSGTVLYLPFMRRLKFGTVRQDKSTRLRWLDLHNLIGVVTLTWALVVGVTGVISACADLLIAAWRNEALTALIEPYRDAPPLTHLAPATRLLDIAAEVAPEMKPDFIAFPGTRFSSEHHYSVFMKGGTHLTSHLLTPVLIDATTLQVTAVAERPWYMDAMGMSQPLHFGDYGGMPMKILWATLDVLTIIVLGSGVYLWVVRRKAAKPVLETAEAST; this is encoded by the coding sequence ATGAAAAGTAAAACAATCCGCCGCTGGTCGTTCGTGCATACGTGGACCAGCCTGGTCTGCACCGTGTTTTTGCTGATGCTGGCACTGACCGGTCTGCCGTTGATTTTCAGCCATGAAATCGACCATTTGCTGGGCAACGCGCCGGAGCTGCAGGAGATGCCGGCCGACACGCCGCAGCTCAATCTGCAGCAACTGGTGGATGCCGCGCAGAAACATCGACCGGGCGAAGTCATGCAGTACTTCGGCTATGACGATGAAGACCCGAACGCGGCGTTCGCGATCATGGCGAAAACCGCCGGCACCGAACCGAACTCCTCGCACACCTTCATGCTCGACGCACGTACCGGTGAAGCGCTGGAAACCCCGTCGGCCAACGGCGGCTTGATGCTGTTTATCCTGCGCCTGCATGTCGACATGTTTGCCGGGCTGCCGGGCAAGTTGCTGCTGGCGTTCATGGGGCTGCTATTTGTCGTGGCCATCGTGTCCGGGACGGTGCTGTATTTGCCGTTCATGCGCCGCTTGAAGTTCGGCACGGTGCGCCAGGACAAATCCACCCGCCTGCGCTGGCTCGACCTGCACAACCTGATCGGTGTCGTCACCCTGACCTGGGCCTTGGTGGTCGGCGTGACCGGTGTGATCAGCGCCTGCGCCGACTTGTTGATCGCGGCGTGGCGCAATGAAGCACTGACTGCGCTGATCGAACCGTACCGCGATGCGCCACCGCTGACGCACCTGGCGCCGGCCACGCGTTTGCTCGACATCGCTGCTGAAGTTGCGCCGGAGATGAAACCAGACTTCATTGCCTTTCCCGGAACACGCTTTTCCAGTGAGCACCATTACTCGGTGTTCATGAAGGGCGGTACGCACCTGACTTCGCATCTGCTGACCCCGGTGCTGATCGATGCGACCACGCTGCAGGTCACTGCGGTGGCCGAACGGCCGTGGTACATGGACGCCATGGGCATGTCGCAGCCGCTGCACTTCGGTGACTACGGCGGCATGCCAATGAAAATCCTCTGGGCCACCCTCGATGTGCTGACGATCATCGTGCTCGGCAGCGGCGTGTATCTGTGGGTGGTGCGGCGCAAAGCGGCGAAGCCTGTGCTGGAAACGGCGGAGGCGTCTACATGA
- a CDS encoding acyltransferase, giving the protein MRRLLTGCFVTLLLLLNTLILIGPLLVFALLKLIAPGRWRDYASGAVMWIAETWAEIDKLIFRLCIPTQWDIRGGEDLRGDTSYLVVSNHQSWVDIPALIQTLNRRTPFFKFFLKKELIWVPFLGLAWWALDYPFMKRYTKAFLAKHPELAGKDLEITKQACELFKRQPVTVVNYLEGTRYTAAKSAQQQSPFKHLLKPKAGGVAFVLAALGEQLDAILDVTVVYPQAHIPGFWDLISGNVPRVIIDIKTRELDPALWQGDYENDPAFREKVQSWVNQLWNEKDQRIAELRGERG; this is encoded by the coding sequence ATGCGCCGCCTGCTCACCGGCTGTTTCGTCACCCTGCTGCTGTTGCTCAACACCCTGATCCTGATCGGGCCGTTGCTGGTCTTCGCCCTGCTCAAACTGATCGCACCAGGCCGCTGGCGCGATTACGCGTCGGGGGCGGTGATGTGGATCGCCGAGACCTGGGCCGAGATCGACAAGCTGATTTTCCGCCTGTGCATCCCCACCCAATGGGACATTCGCGGTGGCGAAGACTTGCGCGGCGACACCTCGTATCTGGTGGTCAGCAACCACCAGTCGTGGGTCGATATTCCGGCGCTGATTCAGACGCTCAACCGGCGCACGCCGTTCTTCAAATTCTTCCTCAAGAAAGAACTGATCTGGGTACCGTTTCTGGGGCTGGCGTGGTGGGCGCTGGATTACCCGTTCATGAAGCGCTACACCAAGGCCTTTCTGGCCAAGCACCCGGAACTGGCCGGCAAGGATCTGGAAATCACCAAGCAGGCCTGCGAGCTGTTCAAGCGGCAGCCGGTGACCGTGGTGAATTATCTGGAAGGTACCCGCTACACCGCGGCAAAAAGCGCACAGCAGCAATCACCGTTCAAGCACCTGCTCAAGCCAAAGGCTGGCGGCGTGGCGTTTGTATTGGCGGCGCTGGGTGAACAACTGGATGCGATTCTCGATGTGACGGTGGTTTATCCACAGGCACACATCCCCGGGTTCTGGGATTTGATCAGCGGCAACGTGCCGCGCGTGATCATCGACATCAAGACCCGCGAACTCGACCCGGCGCTGTGGCAGGGCGATTACGAGAATGATCCGGCGTTTCGCGAGAAGGTCCAGAGCTGGGTCAACCAGCTCTGGAACGAGAAGGATCAGCGCATCGCCGAACTGCGCGGCGAGCGCGGCTGA
- the creC gene encoding two-component system sensor histidine kinase CreC, translated as MSLGLRIFLVYVLFVGLTGYFVLNTVMEEIRPGVRQSTEETLVDTANLMAEILRDDFKAGTLSENRWPELLRAYGERQPQATIWGLPKNQVNHRIYVTDAKGIVVLDSSGVAVGQDYSRWNDVYLTLRGEYGARSSRSDPDDASSSVMHVGAPIRDNGKIIGVVTVAKPNSSLQPYVDRTERRLLFYGAGLIGLGLLFGALLSWWLSRALHRLTGYAQAVSEGRRVEVPHYRGGELEQLATAVEQMRTQLEGKAYVERYVHTLTHELKSPLAAIRGAAELLQGDMPPVQRLCFVGNIDSESARMQQLIERLLNLAQVEQRQGLEERVAVPLAALVDQLLQGQAARIEGKQLRIEQTIAADLLLIGEPFLLRQALGNLLENALDFTPVEGLLRFSAERRGEQIELRLFNETAPIPDYALPRLTERFYSLPRPDSGRKSTGLGLNFVEEVVKLHGGSMQIRNVESGVEVTLRLP; from the coding sequence ATGTCACTGGGGCTGCGGATCTTTCTGGTGTATGTGCTGTTTGTCGGGCTGACCGGTTATTTCGTGCTCAACACGGTGATGGAAGAAATCCGCCCCGGCGTGCGCCAGTCCACCGAAGAAACCCTGGTCGATACCGCCAACCTGATGGCGGAAATCCTGCGGGACGATTTCAAGGCCGGCACCCTCAGCGAGAACCGCTGGCCCGAGTTGCTGCGCGCCTATGGCGAGCGCCAGCCGCAAGCAACCATTTGGGGCTTACCGAAAAATCAGGTCAACCATCGCATCTACGTCACCGACGCCAAAGGCATCGTCGTGCTCGATTCCAGTGGTGTCGCGGTCGGTCAGGATTACTCGCGCTGGAACGACGTCTACCTGACCTTGCGCGGTGAATATGGCGCGCGTTCGAGCCGTAGCGATCCGGATGACGCGAGTTCGTCAGTGATGCACGTCGGCGCGCCAATTCGCGATAACGGCAAGATTATCGGCGTGGTCACCGTGGCCAAACCCAATAGCTCTTTACAGCCTTACGTGGATCGTACCGAGCGGCGCTTGCTGTTTTACGGCGCCGGGTTGATCGGCCTCGGTTTGTTGTTCGGTGCGTTGCTGTCGTGGTGGCTGAGCCGTGCGCTGCACCGTCTGACCGGTTATGCCCAAGCGGTGAGCGAGGGCCGGCGAGTGGAAGTGCCGCATTACCGTGGTGGTGAACTGGAGCAACTGGCCACAGCGGTCGAGCAGATGCGCACACAGCTGGAAGGCAAGGCTTACGTCGAACGCTATGTGCACACGCTGACCCATGAACTGAAAAGTCCGCTGGCGGCGATTCGTGGCGCGGCGGAGTTGCTGCAAGGCGACATGCCGCCGGTTCAGCGCCTGTGCTTTGTCGGCAACATCGACAGCGAAAGTGCGCGGATGCAGCAGTTGATCGAACGGTTGTTGAATCTGGCACAGGTGGAACAACGTCAGGGCCTTGAAGAGCGGGTCGCCGTGCCGTTGGCGGCGCTGGTTGATCAGTTGTTGCAGGGACAGGCAGCGCGGATTGAAGGCAAACAGTTGCGCATCGAACAGACGATTGCGGCGGATCTGCTGTTGATTGGCGAGCCGTTTCTGTTGCGTCAGGCGTTGGGTAATCTGCTGGAGAATGCGCTGGATTTCACCCCGGTTGAGGGGCTGCTGCGCTTCAGTGCCGAACGCCGGGGTGAGCAGATTGAACTGCGTCTGTTCAATGAAACCGCGCCGATTCCCGATTACGCCTTGCCGCGTTTGACCGAGCGCTTCTACTCATTGCCGCGACCGGACAGTGGGCGCAAAAGCACGGGGCTGGGGCTTAACTTCGTTGAAGAGGTGGTCAAGTTGCATGGCGGGTCGATGCAGATTCGTAATGTCGAAAGTGGTGTTGAGGTGACATTGCGCTTGCCTTGA
- the creB gene encoding two-component system response regulator CreB produces the protein MPHILIVEDEAAIADTLIFALQGEGFTTTWLSLGAAALEHQRQTPADLIILDIGLPDISGFETCKQLRRFSEVPVLFLSARDAEIDRVVGLEIGADDYVVKPFSPREVAARVKAILKRMAPRPAIEATSALFRIDPERIQIIYRGQTLSLTRHEFRLLQCLLEQPERVFSREQLLDALGVAADAGYERSIDSHIKSVRAKLRLVRADAEPIQTHRGLGYSYSPGHS, from the coding sequence ATGCCTCATATCCTGATTGTCGAAGACGAAGCGGCGATTGCCGACACGCTGATTTTTGCCTTGCAGGGCGAGGGCTTCACCACCACGTGGCTGAGCCTCGGCGCGGCGGCGCTTGAACATCAGCGGCAGACGCCGGCCGATCTGATCATCCTCGACATTGGCCTGCCGGACATCAGCGGTTTCGAGACCTGCAAGCAACTGCGGCGCTTCAGCGAAGTGCCGGTGCTGTTCCTCAGCGCCCGCGATGCCGAGATCGATCGTGTGGTGGGTCTGGAAATTGGTGCCGACGATTATGTGGTCAAGCCGTTCAGCCCGCGTGAAGTCGCGGCGCGAGTGAAGGCAATCCTTAAACGCATGGCGCCGCGTCCTGCGATTGAAGCCACTTCAGCGCTATTTAGAATCGATCCGGAGCGGATTCAAATCATTTACCGCGGCCAGACGTTAAGCCTGACCCGCCACGAATTCCGCCTGCTGCAATGCCTGCTCGAACAACCGGAGCGGGTGTTCAGTCGTGAGCAATTGCTTGATGCCCTCGGCGTAGCGGCCGACGCCGGTTATGAACGCAGCATCGACAGCCACATCAAAAGCGTGCGCGCCAAACTGCGTCTGGTGCGCGCCGACGCCGAGCCGATCCAGACCCATCGTGGCCTCGGTTACAGCTACAGCCCGGGGCACAGCTGA